The following proteins are encoded in a genomic region of Drosophila willistoni isolate 14030-0811.24 chromosome 3R, UCI_dwil_1.1, whole genome shotgun sequence:
- the LOC6649618 gene encoding ionotropic receptor 93a yields the protein MRSTLGLLLIFGLQLSLLVSVDCNDFSSFLSANASLAVVVDHDYMTMHGQNIMAHFEKILSDIIRENLRNGGINVRYFTWNSVRLKKDFLAAITVTDCENTWNFYKNTQETSVLLIAITDSDCPRLPLNRAIMIPLVEHGDEFPQIILDAKVQQILKWKTAVVFVDQTILDENSVLVKSIVHESTTNHIAPISLILYKVNDSLHGQQKRTALRQALGQFAMPKHEQKHQQFLVISKFHEDIIEIAETLNMFHVSNQWMFFVLEELRRDFDASTVTINLDEGANIAFALNETYPDCQDTLNCTISEVSMALVTSISKMISEEQSIYGEISDEEWESIRFTKQEKQDELLEYMKDYLKLNSKCASCARWRIDTAITWGKTQESRQFRTAPTRDAKNRNFDFINIGYWSPLLGFVVQELTFPHIEHHFRNITMDILTVHNPPWQILTKNSLGHIVESKGIVMEIVRELSRALNFTYQLHEAKSWEDEYAISQSKNESEMELLGSMTYRIPSRVTELAQGNQYFLAAVAATIYDPEKRFFNFTQPISVQKYTFITRQPDEVSRIYLFTAPFTQETWGCLVGIIILTAPLLYGINRLAPLEELRIRGLSTIKSCFWYVLGALLQQGGMYLPKADSGRLIVGFWWIVVIVLVTTYCGNLVAFLTFPKYQPGIDYLTQLAHHKHISQYGLRNGTFFEKYTKTTTRKDFKRFMEKAIIYNNAESERIDAVKSGQRINIDWRINLQLIVQQHFEQDKECHFALGKEDFVDEQIGLVVPLNSAYLHLINLHIDRMFRMGFIERWHQMNLPNSDKCNGKSVLRQITNHKVNMNDMQGCFLVLIFGFIVAVLVASIEFWYYRYHLHHQKRKQSVFVN from the exons TCTCTGG CTGTTGTGGTTGATCATGACTATATGACCATGCATGGACAAAATATTATGGCCCATTTTGAGAAGATACTAAGCGATATAATACGTGAGAATTTAAGAAATGGCGGTATTAATGTACGATATTTTACCTGGAATTCTGTGCGTTTAAAAAAAG ATTTCCTGGCTGCAATAACGGTAACTGATTGTGAAAATACTTGGAATTTTTATAAGAACACACAAGAGACATCCGTCTTATTGATTGCCATAACAGACTCGGATTGCCCCAGATTGCCATTAAATAGAGCAATTATG ATTCCCCTGGTGGAGCATGGTGATGAGTTTCCACAAATTATACTTGATGCCAAAGTCCAGCAAATACTTAAATGGAAAactgctgtcgtttttgtagATCAAACCATTT TGGACGAGAACTCTGTGCTGGTGAAGAGCATAGTTCATGAGAGTACTACcaatcacatagctcccatttCGTTGATACTCTACAAAGTGAACGATTCGTTGCATGGCCAACAGAAACGTACGGCTCTGAGGCAGGCATTAGGCCAATTTGCAATGCCCAAGCATGAACAGAAGCATCAACAATTCCTGGTGATATCCAAATTCCATGAGGATATCATTGAAATAGCAGAAACATTGAATATGTTTCATGTGAGCAACCAGTGGATGTTCTTTGTGCTGGAGGAACTGCGTCGCGATTTTGATGCCAGCACTGTGACCATAAATCTCGATGAGGGAGCTAACATTGCATTTGCTTTGAACGAGACATATCCCGATTGTCAGGACACATTGAATTGCACTATATCCGAGGTTAGCATGGCTTTAGTGACATCTATTTCCAAGATGATATCGGAAGAGCAATCAATATATGGCGAAATATCTGATGAGGAATGGGAATCCATACGTTTCACTAAGCAAGAGAAACAAGATGAACTTTTGGAGTATATGAAG GATTATCTTAAATTGAATAGCAAATGTGCTAGTTGTGCCAGATGGCGTATTGATACGGCTATTACCTGGGGCAAGACTCAAGAGAGTCGGCAATTTCGCACTG CTCCAACACGCGATGCCAAGAATAGAAACTTTGATTTCATTAATATTGGCTACTGGAGCCCTTTGTTGGGATTTGTGGTCCAGGAGCTAACCTTTCCTCACATTGAGCATCATTTTCGGAACATCACCATGGATATTCTGACCGTACAT AATCCACCTTGGCAAATCCTGACCAAAAATAGTCTGGGTCACATAGTCGAATCCAAGGGCATAGTTATGGAGATAGTACGGGAATTGAGTCGTGCCTTAAATTTTACCTATCAACTGCATGAAGCCAAGTCATGGGAGGATGAGTATGCAATTAGCCAGAGCAAGAACGAAAGT GAAATGGAACTTCTAGGCTCAATGACATATCGCATTCCCAGTCGTGTGACTGAACTGGCCCAGGGCAATCAATATTTTCTGGCCGCTGTGGCTGCCACCATTTATGATCCCGAGAAgagattttttaatttcacaCAGCCCATCAGTGTGCAGAAATACACTTTTATTACCCGCCAACCGGATGAGGTGTCTCGCATTTATTTGTTTACGGCTCCATTTACCCAGGAGACCTGGGGATGCCTGGTTGGCATTATTATACTGACCGCTCCCCTTCTGTATGGCATTAATCGTTTGGCACCTCTGGAAGAGCTACGTATCAGAGGCTTATCTACGATCAAGAGCTGCTTTTGGTATGTACTCGGAGCTCTGCTCCAGCAAGGAGGCATGTATCTGCCCAAGGCAGACAGTGGACGCCTCATAGTGGGCTTCTGGTGGATTGTGGTCATTGTCCTGGTCACCACTTACTGTGGCAATCTTGTGGCATTTCTCACTTTTCCCAAATATCAGCCCGGAATCGATTATCTTACTCAGTTGGCACACCACAAGCATATCTCCCAGTATGGCCTACGAAATGGAACGTTTTTTGAGAAATACACCAAGACCACAACACGTAAGGACTTTAAGCGGTTCATGGAGAAAGCCATTATCTACAACAATGCAGAATCTGAGAGAATCGATGCTGTGAAAAGTGGCCAACGGATCAATATAGATTGGCGTATCAATTTGCAATTGATTGTCCAGCAACATTTCGAGCAAGATAAGGAATGTCATTTTGCCCTGGGCAAGGAGGACTTTGTCGATGAGCAGATTGGCCTAGTTGTCCCATTAAATAGCGCCTACTTGCATCTCATTAATCTTCACATCGATCGCATGTTTCGCATGGGTTTTATTGAGCGTTGGCATCAGATGAATCTCCCCAATTCGGACAAGTGTAATGGCAAAAGTGTTCTACGACAGATAACCAATCACAAGGTGAACATGAATGACATGCAAGGATGTTTCCTAGTCCTAATCTTTGGCTTCATAGTGGCCGTTCTGGTGGCATCCATTGAGTTCTGGTATTATCGCTATCATCTTCACCATCAAAAACGCAAGCAAAGTGTTTTCGTCAACTAA